The Paenibacillus sp. YPG26 genome includes a window with the following:
- the corA gene encoding magnesium/cobalt transporter CorA, producing MKIRHVNAGVFTVVEDLELTLTPPTEGFYWIDADAEDLALLQPAFALHDLAVEDCLTEEEQRPKIEIYDNHYFIVVNSIRFDDEEIFLRALSMFLGRHYIITVTKQKINELRAIKPILWEQEVNEPDRFLYLLIDLVVDNYFLVGDRIEDKIEKLEEDILVHTKRSHLNEIIGLRSEILWLKKMLGPQKEVINILNKKDLRLIDDQLQKYFSDIYENAVKISENFDTFRELMGNLREAYQSSIANRANEIMRVFTAITTIFIPLTLITGIYGMNFDNMPELHGRYSYFIVIGIMVTLGFGMFYIFRKKDWI from the coding sequence ATGAAAATTCGCCATGTTAACGCCGGTGTATTCACTGTGGTGGAAGATTTGGAGCTAACCCTTACGCCGCCGACGGAAGGATTCTACTGGATTGATGCCGACGCTGAGGACCTTGCACTGCTGCAGCCGGCTTTTGCCCTGCATGATCTCGCAGTCGAGGATTGTCTGACTGAAGAGGAGCAGCGTCCGAAGATTGAAATTTATGATAATCACTACTTCATTGTTGTGAACAGTATTCGTTTTGATGATGAAGAGATATTCCTGCGTGCACTAAGCATGTTCCTGGGACGCCATTATATTATTACGGTAACCAAGCAGAAGATTAACGAGCTCCGCGCTATCAAGCCTATCCTGTGGGAACAGGAAGTCAACGAGCCGGACCGGTTCCTGTACCTGCTGATTGACCTAGTGGTCGATAACTACTTCCTTGTCGGAGACCGGATCGAGGATAAGATTGAGAAGCTGGAAGAGGATATTCTGGTTCACACCAAGCGCTCTCATCTGAATGAAATTATCGGTCTGCGAAGCGAGATTCTCTGGCTGAAGAAGATGCTGGGTCCGCAGAAGGAAGTTATTAATATTCTTAATAAGAAAGATCTGCGCCTGATTGACGATCAGCTGCAGAAGTACTTTAGCGATATATATGAGAATGCGGTGAAGATCTCCGAGAACTTTGACACCTTCCGGGAGCTGATGGGCAACTTGCGTGAAGCCTATCAGTCCAGTATCGCCAACCGCGCCAATGAAATCATGCGTGTATTTACCGCCATTACAACGATCTTCATTCCGCTGACTCTGATCACGGGAATCTACGGGATGAACTTCGACAATATGCCGGAGCTCCACGGAAGATACAGTTATTTCATTGTAATCGGGATTATGGTCACTTTAGGTTTTGGCATGTTCTATATTTTCCGCAAAAAAGACTGGATTTGA
- a CDS encoding HRDC domain-containing protein, translated as MRIIFLNSMERKTDELMPSGAQVWIGEDEGVWRMGWNELSADDESETLWYEGASWSEMLHVYRHQLAMKLGEGFRPVIDGIFHEREDSKGKAVLAQKLVYYSELNPNEALFTELSAWRRRRAAAERKAPYLIASNRLLRLISVFQPRTREELLQLPGVGESKSAEYGGELLELTQQQGERPFIFPLNWVEGTLDEEEFRSWLYKQKEAKYRVEMEKFGLRRVMLEAMAEGGDVEEMCRRTGLDRRETVELLEDLEKDGYELESLLLAELREVPEAEQMAVWQAYQELGDTLLKPVLQRVYGAELPAESNVEKLYEQLRLIRIRYRRQGSGVRSAG; from the coding sequence ATGCGGATTATATTTCTCAACAGTATGGAGCGAAAGACGGATGAACTTATGCCAAGTGGTGCTCAGGTGTGGATCGGTGAAGATGAGGGAGTATGGAGAATGGGCTGGAACGAGCTGTCCGCCGATGACGAATCCGAGACCCTCTGGTATGAAGGGGCTTCCTGGTCTGAGATGCTCCATGTCTACCGTCATCAGTTAGCGATGAAGCTCGGTGAAGGCTTCCGGCCGGTTATAGACGGGATCTTTCATGAGAGAGAAGACAGCAAGGGGAAGGCCGTCCTGGCCCAAAAGCTCGTATACTACAGTGAGCTCAATCCGAACGAGGCGTTATTCACAGAGCTGAGCGCATGGCGGCGCAGACGGGCAGCTGCGGAACGTAAGGCACCGTATTTGATTGCCAGCAACCGTCTGCTGAGACTGATCAGCGTGTTCCAGCCGCGCACACGCGAGGAGCTGCTGCAGCTGCCGGGTGTGGGCGAATCCAAATCTGCCGAGTATGGTGGAGAGCTGCTCGAGCTGACACAGCAGCAGGGCGAACGGCCGTTTATTTTCCCGTTGAACTGGGTGGAAGGAACGCTGGATGAAGAAGAATTCCGCTCCTGGCTCTATAAGCAGAAGGAAGCTAAATACCGGGTGGAGATGGAGAAATTCGGTCTGCGCAGAGTCATGCTGGAAGCGATGGCGGAAGGCGGTGATGTCGAGGAGATGTGCAGACGGACAGGACTTGACCGGCGCGAGACCGTGGAGCTGCTTGAAGACCTGGAGAAAGACGGGTATGAGCTTGAATCTCTGCTGCTTGCGGAACTCAGGGAAGTCCCGGAAGCAGAGCAGATGGCTGTATGGCAGGCTTATCAGGAACTAGGCGACACCCTCCTTAAGCCCGTCCTTCAGCGGGTGTATGGTGCAGAGCTTCCTGCCGAGAGCAATGTGGAGAAGCTGTATGAGCAGCTGCGTCTGATCCGCATCCGTTACCGGCGGCAGGGATCCGGCGTGCGGAGCGCCGGCTAG
- a CDS encoding DUF3055 domain-containing protein has translation MTFSENDLDFLSDSTEQTSTRFITFIGHSMKRFDLAITTTNRFYGKKLVTDLLAGKTAILGSDDLDQEGYLEHVYSLDEEEGEELRGFLYQVLGEPHFTD, from the coding sequence ATGACGTTTTCTGAGAATGATCTGGATTTCCTGTCTGACTCTACGGAGCAGACCTCTACCCGATTTATCACATTCATTGGCCATTCCATGAAACGCTTCGATCTGGCCATTACAACGACTAACCGCTTCTACGGGAAGAAGCTGGTTACCGATCTGCTGGCTGGTAAGACGGCCATCCTGGGCTCGGACGATCTGGACCAAGAAGGCTATCTCGAGCATGTCTATAGTCTGGACGAGGAAGAAGGCGAGGAACTACGCGGATTCCTGTATCAGGTGCTCGGCGAGCCGCATTTTACAGATTAA
- the bioB gene encoding biotin synthase BioB, with the protein MNTLMVDHVKWMALAEKALNGEQITIEEGLSVLQAEDEEVLPVMHAAFKVRRHYYGKRVKLNMIINAKSGLCPEDCGYCSQSIVSTAPVQKYTLLDKETLLAGAREALQRKAGTYCIVAAGRGPTEKELEQVVDAVREIRDTMPLKICACLGILKDDQARRLADAGVHRYNHNLNTSKANYSSITTTHTYEQRIQTVDTVKSYGMSPCSGVIIGMGETDQEIVEMAYALRELDADSIPINFLNAIPGTPLENAGRTPALKALKVLALFRLICPTKEIRVAGGREINLRSLQPLALYAANSLFVGDYLTTEGQDITADHQIIEDLGFEIELNAL; encoded by the coding sequence ATGAATACATTAATGGTCGATCATGTAAAGTGGATGGCGCTGGCCGAGAAGGCTCTAAATGGAGAGCAAATTACGATAGAGGAAGGACTGTCGGTGCTTCAAGCCGAGGATGAAGAGGTGCTGCCGGTTATGCATGCAGCGTTCAAGGTGAGACGCCATTATTATGGCAAGAGAGTCAAGCTTAATATGATTATCAACGCGAAAAGCGGACTCTGTCCGGAGGACTGCGGCTATTGTTCGCAATCAATCGTCTCCACGGCTCCTGTGCAGAAGTACACCCTTCTGGATAAGGAGACACTGCTGGCAGGAGCGCGGGAAGCGCTGCAGCGCAAAGCTGGAACGTACTGCATTGTGGCTGCCGGCCGTGGACCAACCGAGAAAGAGCTGGAGCAGGTGGTGGATGCCGTTAGAGAGATTCGTGACACTATGCCGCTCAAGATCTGTGCCTGCCTGGGCATCCTGAAGGATGATCAAGCGAGGCGTCTCGCGGATGCCGGCGTGCACAGATACAACCATAATCTGAATACGAGCAAGGCCAATTATTCATCCATTACAACCACCCATACTTATGAACAGCGGATTCAGACAGTGGACACAGTGAAGTCCTATGGCATGTCCCCCTGCTCCGGTGTCATCATTGGCATGGGTGAGACGGATCAGGAGATTGTCGAAATGGCCTACGCCCTTCGTGAGCTGGACGCGGACTCCATTCCGATCAACTTTCTCAACGCCATTCCCGGAACACCGCTGGAGAACGCCGGACGCACGCCTGCGCTTAAGGCGCTTAAAGTCCTTGCGTTGTTCCGGTTGATCTGTCCGACCAAAGAGATCCGGGTAGCAGGAGGACGTGAGATTAACCTTCGCTCGCTCCAGCCTCTCGCTTTGTACGCAGCCAACTCGCTCTTTGTTGGCGACTATTTGACAACGGAAGGTCAGGACATTACAGCGGATCACCAGATTATTGAGGATTTGGGATTTGAAATTGAACTAAACGCGCTCTAG
- the modB gene encoding molybdate ABC transporter permease subunit, with translation MMNSLDFWSPVILSLRVALLAGTAAFVCAIWAVWRMTIRKFPGLTVIETLFMLPLVLPPTVVGFLLLVIFGRRSWVGQAFETLFNMPIVFTWGAAVIAASVVAFPLAYQTLKAGFTSIDRDLLAVGRSMGASEFQLLCFVILPLARRSLLTAFILAFTRSLGEFGATLMLAGNIPGRTQTLPTAIYIAVDTNDLSSAWLWAGLMVLMSFVLLLCARISAERE, from the coding sequence ATGATGAATTCTCTGGATTTCTGGTCACCGGTCATTCTCTCGCTCAGAGTAGCCCTGCTCGCGGGAACCGCTGCTTTTGTCTGTGCGATATGGGCCGTATGGAGAATGACGATTCGCAAATTCCCGGGCCTTACCGTGATAGAGACACTATTTATGCTTCCATTAGTGCTGCCCCCTACGGTTGTCGGGTTCCTGCTGCTTGTGATTTTTGGACGGCGGAGCTGGGTGGGTCAAGCCTTCGAGACACTCTTCAACATGCCTATTGTCTTCACTTGGGGAGCTGCGGTGATTGCTGCATCCGTAGTTGCTTTTCCTCTTGCTTACCAGACTCTAAAGGCAGGGTTCACCTCCATTGACCGGGATCTGCTTGCGGTAGGGCGCTCCATGGGGGCCTCGGAGTTCCAGCTCCTGTGCTTTGTTATCCTGCCTTTGGCACGCCGCTCGCTATTGACGGCATTCATTCTGGCTTTCACCCGAAGTCTGGGAGAATTCGGCGCAACTCTGATGCTCGCCGGCAATATTCCGGGCAGGACACAGACACTGCCTACGGCCATCTATATCGCGGTGGACACGAATGATCTGAGTTCGGCCTGGCTGTGGGCCGGACTCATGGTGCTCATGTCCTTTGTGCTGCTGCTGTGTGCCCGGATAAGCGCGGAGCGGGAGTGA
- a CDS encoding MBL fold metallo-hydrolase: protein MSEIKQWEDGTIQVKISMAPPLRWVNSYILRGSNGITIVDPGPKTETSIGEWKEIWNNLGFAREEITSVVVTHHHPDHYGLSGYIQSYTGASVWMSRRAHAETRFMWGRGSLVSDELPALYQIHGMPLEWTRQLPAHLAGFLPQVTPEPLVSYIDEGTPFEMGDRLWLPIETGGHAPGHMSFYHAESRTMLCGDAVLPQISPNISFLPGSDPQPLQSYLDAMLKLAGYPVDFAYPGHRHPFDYFRERLEALLLHHEERLSVIEGFLAERPRTCFEVCTSLFGSKLGIHQMRFAMSEALAHLIELVRQGRAGEENCRGQVVYYVVG, encoded by the coding sequence ATGTCAGAAATCAAACAATGGGAAGATGGCACTATTCAAGTGAAGATCTCAATGGCCCCGCCGCTGCGGTGGGTGAATAGCTATATTCTTCGTGGCAGCAACGGGATTACAATTGTTGATCCGGGACCCAAGACGGAGACAAGCATTGGGGAATGGAAGGAGATATGGAATAATCTTGGCTTTGCTAGGGAGGAGATCACCTCGGTGGTGGTGACCCACCATCATCCCGATCACTATGGCCTCTCGGGTTATATCCAGTCTTACACAGGCGCAAGTGTCTGGATGTCACGGCGCGCGCACGCGGAGACGAGGTTCATGTGGGGAAGAGGCAGTCTGGTTAGTGATGAGCTGCCTGCGTTATACCAGATTCATGGTATGCCGCTGGAGTGGACCCGTCAGCTTCCAGCACACTTGGCCGGCTTCCTGCCCCAGGTGACTCCGGAGCCGCTTGTATCCTATATCGATGAGGGAACACCGTTTGAAATGGGTGACCGCTTATGGCTGCCCATTGAGACAGGCGGACATGCTCCGGGACACATGTCATTCTATCATGCGGAGAGCAGAACGATGCTGTGCGGGGATGCGGTTCTTCCGCAGATATCCCCGAATATCAGCTTCTTGCCCGGAAGTGACCCGCAGCCGCTGCAGTCCTATCTCGATGCCATGCTGAAGCTGGCTGGTTATCCGGTTGATTTCGCCTATCCAGGACATCGGCATCCATTCGATTACTTCAGGGAGCGGCTGGAGGCGCTGCTGCTTCATCACGAGGAGCGTCTGAGCGTAATTGAGGGATTCCTGGCGGAGCGGCCCCGCACATGCTTCGAGGTCTGCACCTCTCTATTTGGAAGCAAGCTGGGCATACATCAGATGCGATTCGCCATGTCCGAAGCATTGGCTCATCTGATTGAGCTGGTCAGACAAGGACGAGCCGGTGAAGAGAACTGCAGGGGGCAAGTGGTCTATTATGTGGTTGGATAA
- a CDS encoding peptidyl-prolyl cis-trans isomerase, whose amino-acid sequence MEDKDQKNLGQGTSPETTEENTGVQVEASAAAPQTEAQEPAAYSSPDKKAYVTEQSAGGNPAVTAAKRQSLIWMVVSLILAVALVILLVKPLTEKSKADNAPVATVNGAEITKDKLYDELVKAGGAQTLDAMIDEELLKQEVTKANIKITDTDINKQIGYLEEQYGSKTALDQALGQNSMTRDDLKKMVVKQLELRKLLGSKIKVTDEEVKSFFDQNKESFNTPEQVRVSSITVATQAEADAILKQLKGGSDFAALAKEKSTDTATKSKGGDLGFFAKGQQDPAVVEAAFKLKKDELSGVVKSEAGFQILKLTDRKEAHTATLEERKDQIRDGLESQQAAQLQPEWLEETKAKAKIVNNLNTKTSGAAGAGATE is encoded by the coding sequence ATGGAAGACAAAGATCAGAAGAACTTGGGGCAAGGTACAAGCCCCGAGACAACGGAAGAGAACACGGGGGTACAAGTGGAAGCCTCGGCAGCAGCGCCGCAGACAGAAGCTCAGGAGCCTGCTGCTTATTCATCTCCTGACAAGAAGGCGTATGTAACCGAGCAGAGTGCGGGCGGCAACCCGGCGGTAACAGCTGCGAAGAGACAAAGTCTGATCTGGATGGTCGTCTCCTTGATTCTGGCTGTTGCCTTGGTTATTCTTCTGGTGAAGCCATTAACAGAGAAGAGCAAGGCGGATAACGCACCTGTTGCTACGGTTAACGGGGCGGAGATCACTAAGGACAAGCTGTATGACGAGCTGGTGAAAGCAGGCGGAGCACAGACTTTGGACGCAATGATCGATGAAGAGCTGTTGAAGCAGGAAGTGACCAAGGCAAATATCAAGATTACGGATACGGATATTAATAAGCAAATCGGATACCTTGAAGAACAGTATGGTTCGAAGACAGCATTAGACCAGGCGCTTGGGCAGAACAGCATGACCCGGGACGATCTGAAGAAAATGGTGGTTAAGCAGCTTGAACTTAGAAAGCTTCTTGGCTCCAAAATTAAAGTGACGGACGAGGAGGTTAAATCGTTCTTTGACCAGAACAAAGAGTCCTTTAATACACCTGAACAAGTACGGGTGTCGAGCATTACCGTAGCCACGCAAGCAGAAGCAGATGCTATTCTTAAGCAGTTGAAGGGCGGAAGTGACTTTGCTGCGCTTGCCAAGGAGAAATCTACGGATACAGCGACCAAATCTAAAGGTGGAGATTTGGGCTTCTTCGCTAAAGGTCAGCAGGATCCAGCGGTAGTAGAAGCCGCATTCAAGCTTAAGAAGGATGAGCTTAGCGGGGTAGTGAAATCGGAGGCCGGCTTCCAGATCTTGAAGTTGACAGATCGCAAGGAAGCCCATACAGCCACATTGGAAGAACGTAAGGATCAGATTCGTGATGGTCTGGAGTCCCAGCAGGCAGCTCAACTGCAGCCGGAATGGCTTGAAGAGACTAAAGCCAAAGCGAAGATTGTGAACAATCTGAATACCAAAACATCCGGAGCAGCCGGTGCCGGAGCAACTGAATAA
- a CDS encoding dipeptidase: MDYKAYFESLREQHLDQLKELLTIPSISALSEHKPDVATAATWIADALRTAGLEHVEIHQTKGHPIIYADHLHAPGKPTVLIYGHYDVQPVDPLHLWETPPFEPSIRDGKLYARGATDDKGQLFLHIKAVEALLSQESKLPVNIKFCIEGEEEVSSPNLPIFLDDNKEKLAADVVVISDTSLIEKGTPAISTGLRGLCSLEVSVHTANTDLHSGTFGGGVPNALHALVSLLASLHDEQGRVAVDGFYTGVPELSSEMREEFAKVNFNEEGLRTDLGLDTLYGEEGYSFVERTGARPTLELNGVYGGFQGEGSKTVIPKEAHAKITCRLVGDQDPQDMLDKIERHLHSHIQPGAKVVVKQMEKAFAFNIDPSHPMLQKAADAYERVYGTRAIFTKDGGSIPIVATLSRVLSAPAVMMGFGLPDENLHAPNEHFNLENFDKGLLTLVEYFKLI, translated from the coding sequence ATAGATTATAAAGCTTACTTCGAGAGCCTGCGGGAGCAGCACCTGGACCAGCTCAAAGAGCTCCTTACCATTCCAAGTATCTCCGCACTCTCCGAACACAAACCGGATGTGGCCACAGCCGCCACCTGGATCGCCGATGCGCTTAGAACAGCTGGACTTGAACATGTAGAGATCCACCAAACCAAAGGACATCCGATTATTTATGCCGATCATCTTCATGCGCCGGGCAAGCCGACCGTTCTCATCTACGGGCACTATGATGTGCAGCCGGTGGACCCTCTTCACCTGTGGGAGACCCCGCCATTCGAACCAAGCATTCGGGATGGCAAGCTGTATGCCCGGGGAGCCACCGATGACAAAGGCCAGCTCTTCCTGCATATCAAGGCGGTTGAAGCCCTGTTAAGCCAGGAATCGAAGCTGCCGGTCAATATCAAGTTCTGTATTGAAGGTGAAGAAGAAGTCTCCAGCCCGAACCTTCCTATATTCCTGGATGATAACAAAGAGAAGCTTGCCGCAGATGTCGTGGTGATCTCGGACACTTCCCTGATTGAGAAAGGCACGCCGGCGATCAGTACAGGTCTCCGTGGATTGTGCTCCCTTGAAGTGTCCGTACATACCGCGAATACCGATCTGCATTCCGGCACCTTCGGCGGCGGTGTGCCGAATGCTCTGCATGCCTTGGTCTCGCTGCTCGCGTCCCTTCATGATGAGCAGGGCCGAGTCGCTGTAGATGGCTTTTATACAGGGGTGCCTGAGCTATCCAGTGAGATGCGGGAAGAGTTCGCAAAGGTGAACTTTAATGAAGAAGGGCTGCGAACAGACCTGGGGCTTGATACGCTGTATGGGGAAGAAGGATATTCCTTCGTTGAACGAACAGGTGCGCGTCCGACCCTTGAACTGAACGGGGTATACGGCGGATTCCAGGGTGAAGGCTCCAAGACGGTTATTCCGAAAGAAGCTCATGCCAAGATTACATGCCGGCTGGTCGGGGATCAGGATCCGCAGGATATGCTGGATAAGATCGAGCGGCACCTTCATTCCCATATCCAGCCGGGCGCAAAGGTCGTCGTGAAGCAAATGGAAAAGGCGTTCGCGTTCAATATTGATCCTTCCCATCCGATGCTGCAGAAGGCCGCGGACGCTTATGAGCGGGTGTACGGGACACGCGCGATCTTCACGAAGGACGGCGGCTCCATTCCTATCGTAGCTACCTTGTCCCGCGTGCTCTCTGCCCCAGCGGTCATGATGGGCTTTGGACTTCCGGATGAGAATCTCCACGCGCCAAATGAGCATTTCAATCTGGAGAACTTTGATAAAGGTCTTCTTACTTTAGTTGAGTATTTCAAGCTGATCTAA
- a CDS encoding helix-turn-helix transcriptional regulator, with translation MKGSDRNSKFLLTHREREVFELLVQDKTTRDIAGQLFISEKTVRNHISNVMQKLNVKGRAQAVVELIKLGELKI, from the coding sequence TTGAAGGGCAGCGATCGCAACAGCAAGTTTTTATTAACACATCGTGAGCGGGAAGTTTTCGAACTGCTCGTGCAGGATAAAACGACGCGTGATATTGCCGGGCAGCTGTTTATCAGTGAGAAGACGGTGCGTAACCACATCTCAAATGTCATGCAGAAACTCAACGTCAAAGGTCGTGCACAGGCAGTAGTCGAGCTGATTAAGCTTGGGGAACTAAAGATTTGA
- a CDS encoding MDR family MFS transporter, translating to MTEDSARDASKRKLLITGLMIAMLFAALDGTIVGTAMPTIVKDLGGLSLITWLTTAYLLTSTTVVPLAGKLADLFGRRVIYITGLIIFMVGSALCGMSQNMTELIIFRAIQGLGGGVMMPMAMIIIGDLFTGKERAKWQGIFGALYGLSSVLGPQIGGWIVDAWNWTWVFYINLPVGVLAVIFIAKGLPKHLNRGPVRLDMAGTVTMVIGVVALLLALSFGGEKYEWDSWQIIGMFALALISITAFVFIESRTEDPILPVSLFKNGTFSMLNGIGFFMAIGMFGAIMFVPLFMQWVVGISATQSGTIMTPMMLAMILTSVLGGRLVYSLGVKLQIILGMLVMAAGFYLLTRLSIDTTQLTATAYMVVIGLGMGLVMPILTLALQESFPKSQLGVVTSSSQFFRSIGGTFGMTLLGAIMNNKSGSMLSSDLKPLLDRLPERAGPLVDKFNDMIEHNPQQIYSAVQTPEMQKVIPPQLMETVDPILKNALVESLHSVFLYGLFFVLAGAALALVMRNVKLTDTGKKKPEAAEESTAQQ from the coding sequence ATAACTGAGGACTCTGCACGGGATGCCTCCAAGAGAAAGCTGCTCATTACCGGGCTAATGATCGCGATGCTGTTCGCGGCGTTAGATGGAACGATCGTAGGAACAGCGATGCCAACGATAGTCAAGGATCTGGGCGGTCTCTCTCTGATCACCTGGTTAACCACCGCGTATCTGCTGACTTCGACTACGGTTGTCCCGCTGGCCGGCAAGCTTGCGGATTTGTTTGGCCGCCGGGTCATCTATATCACCGGTCTAATCATATTTATGGTGGGATCCGCGCTTTGCGGGATGTCCCAGAACATGACGGAGCTGATTATCTTCCGGGCTATTCAGGGTCTGGGAGGCGGCGTCATGATGCCGATGGCCATGATTATTATCGGGGATTTATTTACAGGAAAGGAGCGCGCCAAGTGGCAGGGGATCTTCGGAGCTCTGTACGGATTGTCCTCCGTCCTCGGCCCGCAGATCGGGGGCTGGATTGTGGATGCCTGGAACTGGACCTGGGTGTTCTACATTAACCTCCCGGTTGGTGTGCTTGCTGTCATCTTTATTGCGAAGGGACTGCCGAAGCATCTCAACAGGGGACCTGTCAGACTGGATATGGCGGGTACCGTTACCATGGTCATTGGTGTGGTAGCCCTCCTGCTGGCACTGAGCTTTGGAGGGGAGAAGTACGAGTGGGACTCCTGGCAGATTATCGGAATGTTCGCCCTGGCCCTAATCTCGATTACCGCGTTTGTCTTCATTGAGTCCAGAACGGAGGATCCGATACTGCCGGTCTCTCTGTTCAAGAATGGCACCTTCTCCATGCTGAACGGGATCGGCTTCTTCATGGCCATCGGGATGTTCGGGGCCATCATGTTCGTGCCTCTCTTTATGCAGTGGGTCGTGGGAATTAGCGCAACCCAGTCCGGAACGATTATGACCCCCATGATGCTTGCCATGATTCTGACCAGTGTGTTAGGCGGGCGTTTGGTGTACAGCCTCGGAGTTAAGCTCCAGATCATTCTGGGCATGCTCGTGATGGCGGCCGGCTTCTATCTGCTGACTAGGCTGTCCATAGACACCACGCAGCTTACTGCCACAGCTTATATGGTCGTGATTGGTCTGGGAATGGGCCTGGTCATGCCGATACTAACGCTTGCCCTTCAAGAGAGCTTCCCCAAATCACAGCTTGGGGTAGTGACTTCATCATCCCAGTTCTTCCGCTCCATCGGGGGAACGTTCGGGATGACTTTGCTGGGTGCCATTATGAATAACAAGTCAGGCAGCATGCTGTCGAGTGATCTGAAGCCGCTGCTGGATCGGCTGCCGGAGCGAGCGGGACCGCTGGTCGATAAGTTCAATGACATGATTGAGCACAATCCCCAGCAGATCTACTCTGCCGTACAGACGCCGGAGATGCAGAAGGTCATTCCACCGCAGCTGATGGAGACGGTGGATCCAATCCTCAAGAACGCGCTTGTGGAGTCCCTGCACAGTGTCTTCCTGTATGGCTTGTTCTTTGTACTCGCAGGGGCAGCCCTTGCTCTGGTGATGAGGAACGTCAAGCTCACGGATACCGGCAAAAAGAAACCGGAAGCCGCGGAAGAGAGCACCGCACAGCAATGA
- a CDS encoding MarR family transcriptional regulator, producing the protein MDYDGYIDRIEAAWKNTIRKMESEIMVHRELGLTGPQFHMLGLISKEKSCNISYLAEKLDVKPSAITVMIDRLVQSNYVARRHDEQDRRAVLVSVTAQGEEVLKEARKKSREIIKYYFSHLDANELDTLVRVFEKFAAIEKPSKEE; encoded by the coding sequence TTGGATTACGATGGCTATATCGACAGAATTGAGGCGGCCTGGAAGAATACAATCCGCAAGATGGAATCCGAAATTATGGTTCACCGTGAGCTTGGGCTTACCGGTCCCCAGTTCCATATGCTGGGCCTGATCTCGAAAGAGAAATCCTGCAATATTTCTTATCTGGCTGAGAAGCTGGACGTGAAGCCGAGCGCCATCACGGTCATGATTGACCGTCTGGTACAGAGTAATTATGTGGCAAGGCGCCACGATGAGCAGGACCGCAGAGCCGTGCTTGTGTCAGTAACTGCACAGGGGGAAGAGGTTCTGAAGGAAGCCAGGAAGAAGTCGCGGGAGATCATCAAGTATTATTTCTCACATCTGGATGCGAACGAGCTGGACACACTCGTGAGGGTGTTCGAGAAGTTCGCAGCTATAGAGAAGCCAAGTAAGGAAGAATGA
- a CDS encoding MurR/RpiR family transcriptional regulator → MSPILHALEQQLDSLPPQERRLGEKILESPSSVVHLGITELAQVCGISPSTITRFCKTFHFKGFPDFKMKLASELARKPAENAYQDVIAGNSLDKIAQAIEANHLASITGTTRLLDISQIEQAVTALCGAGRIDLYGAATSSIIAQDFYQKLVRIGKHSTAFADSHMQITSASSLGPGDVALALSYSGETSETVSALRCAKDSGAFTISLTQYGSSTLASLADISLFSSSLEKGMRRGDMASRIAQLHVIDILFTGMVSREFEDYIPRLESSYHNVRRYRTNS, encoded by the coding sequence TTGTCTCCCATCCTTCATGCATTGGAACAACAACTGGATTCTCTACCGCCTCAAGAACGGCGTCTCGGTGAGAAGATTCTCGAGTCTCCCTCCTCTGTCGTCCATCTCGGTATTACCGAGCTTGCACAGGTGTGCGGGATCAGTCCTTCTACGATTACCCGTTTCTGCAAGACATTTCATTTCAAAGGATTCCCTGATTTCAAAATGAAGCTTGCCAGTGAACTCGCCCGGAAGCCGGCCGAGAATGCCTACCAGGACGTCATTGCCGGTAATTCTCTGGACAAGATTGCCCAGGCGATTGAAGCCAATCACCTGGCTTCGATTACCGGTACGACCCGGCTGCTGGATATAAGCCAGATTGAGCAGGCGGTTACGGCGCTGTGCGGGGCTGGACGTATTGATCTCTATGGCGCCGCCACCTCTTCCATCATTGCCCAGGACTTTTACCAGAAGCTGGTTCGTATTGGCAAGCACAGCACCGCCTTCGCAGATTCCCATATGCAGATTACATCCGCTTCCAGTCTCGGGCCTGGGGATGTAGCCCTCGCCTTGTCCTATTCCGGAGAGACCTCGGAGACAGTCAGCGCACTGCGGTGCGCGAAGGACAGCGGCGCCTTTACAATCTCCCTTACCCAGTACGGCAGCAGCACACTCGCTTCTCTGGCGGATATCTCGTTGTTCTCTTCCTCCCTTGAGAAGGGGATGCGGCGGGGGGATATGGCTTCCCGGATCGCACAGCTGCACGTGATCGATATTCTTTTTACCGGAATGGTGAGCAGGGAATTTGAGGACTATATCCCGAGGCTTGAGAGTTCTTATCACAACGTACGCAGATACCGCACAAATTCTTAA